In Juglans microcarpa x Juglans regia isolate MS1-56 chromosome 4S, Jm3101_v1.0, whole genome shotgun sequence, a single window of DNA contains:
- the LOC121263635 gene encoding gibberellin receptor GID1B-like has protein sequence MAGSNEVNLNESKRIVPLNTWVLISNFKLAYNLLRRADGTFNRELAEFLDRKVVANSIPVDGVFSFDHVDKATGLLNRIYRPAPENEAKWGIIELEKPLSTTEIVPVIIFFHGGSFAHSSVSSAIYDTFCRRLVKICKAVVVSVNYRRSPEHRYPCAYDDGWTALTWVKSRTWLQSGKDPKVHVYLAGDSSGGNIVHHVAVRAAEEEVEVLGNILLHPLFGGQKRTESEKRLDGKYFTRIQDRDWYWRAYLPEGEDRDHPACNPFGPRGKSLVGIKFPKSLVVVAGLDLVQDWQLAYVEGLNKSGQAVKLLYLEQATIGFYFFPNNDHFNCLKEEMSSFVNTDC, from the exons ATGGCTGGTAGTAATGAAGTCAACCTAAATGAATCCAAG AGGATTGTGCCACTTAATACATGGGTTCTAATCTCAAATTTCAAGCTAGCTTACAATCTCCTTCGCCGTGCTGATGGAACATTCAACCGTGAGTTGGCGGAGTTTCTTGACCGGAAAGTCGTTGCCAATTCGATTCCAGTTGATGGAGTTTTCTCCTTTGATCATGTTGATAAAGCCACTGGCCTTCTTAACCGGATTTACAGACCTGCCCCAGAAAATGAGGCTAAATGGGGCATTATAGAGCTTGAAAAGCCCTTGAGCACTACCGAGATTGTCCCggtcataatttttttccatgGTGGAAGCTTCGCCCATTCTTCAGTCAGCAGTGCTATTTATGACACCTTTTGTCGACGCCTTGTGAAAATCTGCAAAGCTGTCGTGGTTTCTGTAAATTACCGTCGATCACCTGAACACAGATACCCTTGTGCGTATGATGATGGCTGGACTGCTCTTACTTGGGTTAAATCGAGAACATGGCTTCAGAGTGGGAAGGATCCCAAGGTTCATGTATATTTGGCTGGAGATAGTTCTGGTGGTAATATTGTTCACCATGTAGCAGTGAGGGCAGCTGAGGAAGAAGTTGAAGTATTAGGAAACATCCTTCTTCATCCACTGTTTGGTGGGCAAAAGAGAACTGAATCAGAAAAGAGATTGGATGGTAAGTACTTCACGAGGATTCAAGACCGCGATTGGTATTGGAGAGCTTATCTTCCTGAAGGTGAAGATAGAGACCATCCGGCATGTAACCCTTTTGGCCCCAGGGGCAAAAGCCTTGTAGGAATCAAGTTTCCTAAAAGTCTTGTGGTGGTTGCTGGATTGGATCTTGTCCAAGATTGGCAATTGGCTTATGTCGAAGGGCTCAATAAATCTGGCCAAGCTGTGAAACTCCTTTATTTAGAGCAGGCCACCATCGGGTTCTACTTCTTTCCAAATAATGACCATTTCAACTGTCTCAAGGAGGAGATGAGCAGCTTCGTGAATACTGATTGTTAA